The Trypanosoma brucei gambiense DAL972 chromosome 10, complete sequence genome has a segment encoding these proteins:
- a CDS encoding protein kinase, putative, whose product MRSCCSCGKAWCCPERVEDRAEEILKGYVDCFGIVDYRNVQRMAELSGLLSHCSQVDWSNVAGSVNIGLIFRGKHVEDDCDVVVSVLKRPANKKDELSRYVQKEVGVLAINFPNIIRVVDYFSVIEGEWAYSMALLKWLGGDGIVEFFTQSVLGKGRASDVERDDIELRRHPKADAARIMQGNVEGDYFDSKWRPSTPVREGNTCVVGDYEMYMDESLGKGQFGEVYRGKHIKEGYHVAMKIIKAPAKKRDETPDEISIMDLLGCPGHPNVVKAYGTYETIDDKNEPSYVLVLELCEGGDLKEYLAKHDPLSEAQARRIMRQLVDCLCFLRERGVMHRDLKPANILLTSCNIDEAVVKVADWGMAKVNSRKGSALEATEGEEMFESAVGTMAYMAPERLNFDSYDYQAEVWALGVIMYELLFARHPYIYPKATVCSADALLGAIARAEQLDMTNRASSASTSTTDGAGEELSQQEEGYVNRRRLSPSCYELLRQMLHSEAKKRCTIIDVKNHVWFTHEEPRSAPVLVRGGSPRSVLADALGSASGVTLAGQALAEYPSAVDNSVLPVENCEGGRNVLTTLEKRQTILALREYIHILQYNIVERERDPGRGLVLLSYGWDLLSAAVNTVFSECSNVAGDTGGAANATNGPNMSASSSLFHDSLDDLKQVEGYIQTAASQLKQSLQSNQGTQTTASSAADNEEGVTQHSFTLTTRGTSLDCLPSAKELMLRYAVDLIRWAASEQLMLTPNDKREKQRGVLEAELEPKKLQGKKLWEDAMAILRLLLQQVVVYSPTVTTRSIIADATMGGSVQVLNVPLVPLTHEEDRRTVQALLHKVEGLYRNLFVRV is encoded by the coding sequence ATGAGATCTTGCTGTAGCTGTGGAAAGGCGTGGTGTTGCCCCGAACGAGTTGAGGACCGTGCCGAAGAGATTCTTAAGGGCTATGTTGATTGCTTTGGTATCGTTGACTATAGGAATGTCCAGAGGATGGCGGAACTTTCTGGGCTTCTAAGCCATTGTAGCCAGGTGGACTGGAGTAATGTCGCCGGGAGCGTGAACATTGGTCTTATTTTCCGTGGAAAACATGTGGAAGACGACTGCGACGTTGTGGTATCTGTGTTAAAGAGGCCTGCGAACAAGAAGGACGAGCTGAGCAGGTATGTGCAAAAAGAAGTGGGGGTGTTGGCCATAAATTTTCCCAATATTATTAGGGTTGTGGACTATTTTAGTGTTATTGAAGGTGAGTGGGCGTACTCCATGGCTCTTCTGAAGTGGTTGGGGGGTGATGGTATAGTGGAATTCTTCACTCAAAGCGTGCTAGGGAAAGGACGGGCCAGCGACGTGGAGAGGGATGATATCGAGCTGCGTCGACACCCGAAAGCGGATGCCGCACGTATAATGCAGGGAAATGTAGAAGGTGATTACTTTGATAGCAAATGGAGACCTAGTACCCCTGTACGCGAGGGCAACACATGTGTTGTTGGTGACTATGAAATGTACATGGATGAAAGCCTTGGAAAAGGGCAGTTTGGAGAAGTATACCGTGGGAAGCACATAAAAGAGGGGTATCATGTTGCCATGAAGATTATTAAGGCGCCAgcgaaaaagagggatgaaACACCCGACGAGATCAGTATAATGGACCTGCTTGGGTGCCCGGGTCATCCGAACGTCGTCAAAGCTTACGGTACTTACGAAACTATAGATGACAAAAATGAACCAAGCTACGTGCTCGTTCTGGAGCTCTGCGAGGGGGGAGACCTAAAAGAGTACTTGGCCAAGCACGACCCACTATCGGAGGCGCAAGCCCGACGTATTATGCGGCAGCTGGTTGACTGCTTGTGTTTCCTTAGGGAACGAGGTGTGATGCACCGTGATTTAAAGCCAGCCAATATTCTTCTAACATCCTGTAATATCGATGAGGCGGTAGTGAAAGTAGCCGACTGGGGTATGGCGAAGGTTAACAGTCGAAAGGGCTCCGCTCTGGAGGCCACGGAGGGCGAAGAAATGTTTGAATCTGCTGTTGGCACTATGGCTTACATGGCTCCGGAGCGCTTGAATTTCGATTCTTATGACTATCAAGCGGAGGTATGGGCACTGGGGGTTATCATGTACGAATTACTGTTCGCTAGACACCCTTATATCTACCCCAAAGCGACCGTCTGCTCGGCGGATGCTCTGCTTGGTGCTATTGCGCGTGCAGAGCAGTTGGATATGACAAATCGTGCGTCCTCTGCATCAACTTCTACGACAGACGGTGCGGGTGAGGAGCTGTCGCAACAGGAGGAAGGATACGTGAATCGAAGGCGCCTTTCGCCCAGCTGCTACGAATTGCTTCGGCAGATGCTGCATTCCGAGGCGAAAAAGCGCTGCACAATCATCGATGTGAAGAACCACGTGTGGTTTACTCATGAAGAGCCTCGAAGTGCACCTGTATTAGTGAGAGGAGGATCACCGAGGTCCGTACTTGCTGATGCTCTGGGGTCTGCAAGCGGGGTGACACTTGCGGGACAAGCGCTGGCTGAGTACCCCAGCGCAGTGGATAATTCAGTTCTCCCGGTTGAGAATTGTGAAGGCGGTAGAAATGTTTTAACGACTTTGGAGAAGAGGCAAACTATCTTGGCGCTTCGTGAGTATATTCATATTCTGCAATATAACATTGTAGAGAGGGAGCGTGACCCAGGCCGAGGTCTTGTTCTGCTATCCTACGGGTGGGATCTTCTTAGTGCGGCAGTAAATACCGTATTTTCGGAGTGCAGCAATGTTGCCGGGGATACGGGAGGAGCTGCCAACGCCACGAACGGTCCAAACATGAGTGCCTCATCGTCTCTCTTTCATGACTCCTTGGATGACCTCAAGCAGGTAGAAGGGTACATTCAAACAGCCGCGTCTCAGCTCAAACAGAGCCTTCAGAGTAACCAAGGTACTCAAACAACAGCAAGTTCAGCGGCGGACAACGAGGAGGGAGTTACACAGCACTCCTTCACGTTAACGACGCGAGGTACTTCGCTTGATTGCTTACCTTCCGCGAAGGAGTTGATGCTCCGGTACGCTGTTGATCTCATCCGCTGGGCGGCTTCTGAACAGCTTATGCTGACCCCGAATGACAAACGCGAAAAACAGAGGGGGGTGTTAGAAGCTGAACTGGAGCCAAAGAAGTTACAGGGAAAGAAACTATGGGAAGACGCAATGGCCATTTTGCGTCTGCTGTTGCAGCAGGTGGTAGTTTACTCACCGACGGTGACCACCCGGTCCATCATCGCTGATGCCACTATGGGTGGCTCTGTGCAAGTGCTTAACGTACCTCTCGTTCCACTCACTCACGAGGAGGACAGGCGCACCGTCCAGGCTTTATTGCACAAAGTGGAGGGGCTCTACCGAAACCTATTCGTCAGAGTGTAG
- a CDS encoding hypoxanthine-guanine phosphoribosyltransferase,putative, whose product MEPACKYDFATSVLFTEAELHTRMRGVAQRIADDYSNCNLKPLENPLVIVSVLRGSFVFTADMVRILGDFGVPTRVEFLRASSYGHDTKSCGRVDVKADGLCDIRGKHVLVLEDILDTALTLREVVDSLKKSEPASIKTLVAIDKPGGRKIPFTAEYVVADVPNVFVVGYGLDYDQSYREVRDVVILKPSVYETWGKELERRKAAVKAKL is encoded by the coding sequence ATGGAACCAGCTTGCAAATACGACTTCGCAACGAGTGTCCTCTTTACAGAGGCAGAACTACACACTCGCATGCGCGGTGTGGCGCAGCGTATTGCCGATGACTACAGCAACTGCAATTTGAAACCACTTGAAAATCCTCTGGTAATTGTGTCTGTATTGAGAGGCAGCTTCGTCTTCACTGCTGACATGGTTCGCATTCTTGGTGATTTTGGCGTCCCCACACGTGTGGAATTCCTGCGGGCCTCGTCATATGGTCACGATACTAAAAGTTGTGGTCGAGTTGACGTGAAGGCTGACGGTCTTTGTGACATCCGCGGAAAACATGTCCTTGTTTTGGAGGATATACTTGATACTGCGCTGACGTTGAGGGAAGTGGTGGACAGCTTGAAAAAGAGCGAACCCGCGAGCATTAAAACCCTCGTGGCTATCGACAAACCCGGTGGGCGTAAAATACCTTTCACTGCGGAATACGTTGTGGCAGATGTTCCTAATGTGTTCGTGGTTGGCTACGGGTTGGATTACGACCAATCATACCGTGAGGTGCGTGATGTTGTAATCCTAAAACCGAGCGTGTATGAAACATGGGGAAAGGAACTTGAGCGGAGGAAGGCCGCTGTGAAGGCAAAACTGTAA